In one window of Vespa crabro chromosome 6, iyVesCrab1.2, whole genome shotgun sequence DNA:
- the LOC124424760 gene encoding uncharacterized protein LOC124424760 produces the protein MNKGNYRNIDNDDSSESFGNSSVNDVHSSDETSSQMLLHRKKRKFMSIRYSSDEENNVEIENVDSLDDGLKSGQPIDHFKKFITNELITEIITQTNLYANEQIEKKELFSRSVWKNWKNVSYDEMLAFFGVILIWIHYKGDDMGTI, from the exons ATGAATAAAggaaattatagaaatatcgataatgatgatagcaGTGAAAGTTTCGGAAACAGTTCTGTAAATGATGTTCATTCTAGTGATGAGACTAGCAGTCAGATGTTATTGCAtcgtaagaaaaggaaatttatgTCCATAAGATATTCAAgtgacgaagaaaataatgtagaAATTGAAAATGTTGATAGCTTAGATGATGGATTGAAATCGgga CAGCCTATAGatcatttcaaaaaatttattactaaCGAACTTATAACGGAAATTATAACGCAAACAAACTTATATGCAAACGAgcaaattgaaaagaaagaattattctCCAGATCAGTTtggaaaaattggaaaaacgTTTCGTATGACGAAATGCTTGCGTTTTTTGGTGTGATTTTGATCTGGATACATTATAAGGGAGATGATATGGGTACAATATAA